The Paenibacillus macerans genome includes a window with the following:
- a CDS encoding flagellar brake protein has product MFPKVNDLVYIQVASTDKQDTDKECKSRIADVEEESFLIEVPIESGSGRIKKLYIGDELSIYFLTDDGVKNYFNTYVLGFADEVVQLVRIRKPEAETITKIQRRHFLRVVASLEIAVKTKNNLRFVTYTEDVSGGGVSFICDGTYKLVQGDQLFCWLLLSFKNGSIDHVPFEAEVVRTKKLETGKAMIMIKFVSISDMERQKLIRYCFERQFDFKNR; this is encoded by the coding sequence TTGTTTCCTAAAGTGAACGATCTCGTATACATTCAGGTCGCCTCGACAGACAAGCAGGATACGGATAAGGAATGTAAATCGCGGATCGCGGACGTGGAAGAAGAATCGTTTCTGATCGAGGTTCCGATCGAGAGCGGAAGCGGGCGCATCAAGAAGCTTTACATCGGGGACGAGCTTTCCATTTATTTTTTGACCGATGACGGAGTTAAAAATTACTTCAATACATATGTGCTCGGTTTTGCCGACGAGGTCGTACAGCTGGTGCGCATCCGCAAACCGGAAGCGGAGACGATCACCAAAATTCAGCGCCGCCATTTTTTGCGGGTTGTCGCTTCGCTGGAAATCGCCGTTAAAACGAAAAACAATCTTCGCTTTGTTACCTATACCGAAGACGTCAGCGGAGGCGGCGTTTCTTTTATTTGCGACGGCACGTACAAGCTCGTTCAAGGCGACCAGCTGTTCTGCTGGCTGCTGCTTTCGTTCAAGAACGGATCGATCGATCACGTTCCTTTCGAAGCCGAAGTGGTGCGCACGAAGAAGCTGGAAACCGGAAAAGCGATGATCATGATCAAATTCGTCAGCATCTCCGATATGGAGCGGCAGAAATTGATTCGCTACTGCTTCGAGCGCCAGTTTGATTTCAAAAACCGCTAA
- the cmk gene encoding (d)CMP kinase, whose product MASEASTSQAKINIAIDGPAGAGKSTIARMVAGRLSYVYVDTGAMYRAATWYFLRQGIEPDEVDKVLQIVPDLVIELLPGEQGQQVIVNGQDVTEEIRSMAVNAKVSRYAQIEGLRTRLVSLQRQMALRKGVVMDGRDIGTTVLPDAEVKIYMTASVEERARRRYKEMKEQDRVSFEELVNSIAERDRLDQEREVSPLRQAHDATYLDTTEMTLDEVADRIVSLCRNYGSERGTR is encoded by the coding sequence TTGGCAAGCGAGGCGTCAACATCACAGGCTAAGATCAACATCGCGATCGACGGTCCTGCTGGGGCAGGGAAAAGCACGATAGCCCGCATGGTTGCCGGCAGATTGTCCTACGTATACGTCGATACCGGCGCAATGTACCGGGCGGCGACATGGTATTTCCTGCGGCAGGGCATTGAACCGGACGAGGTGGACAAAGTGCTGCAAATCGTCCCCGATCTGGTTATTGAATTATTGCCCGGCGAGCAGGGGCAGCAGGTGATTGTGAACGGCCAGGACGTGACGGAAGAAATCCGTTCCATGGCGGTAAATGCGAAGGTGTCCCGATATGCGCAAATCGAGGGGCTGCGAACCAGGCTTGTCTCGCTGCAGCGGCAAATGGCTTTGCGCAAAGGCGTCGTGATGGACGGGCGCGATATCGGCACCACCGTGCTGCCCGACGCGGAAGTCAAGATTTACATGACGGCCAGCGTTGAGGAACGGGCGCGCCGGAGATACAAGGAAATGAAAGAGCAGGATCGGGTTTCGTTCGAAGAACTGGTGAACTCTATCGCGGAACGCGACCGTCTGGATCAGGAACGGGAGGTTTCCCCCCTGCGGCAAGCGCATGACGCGACCTATCTGGATACGACCGAGATGACCCTGGATGAAGTCGCCGACCGGATCGTTTCCTTGTGCAGAAATTATGGAAGTGAGAGAGGAACAAGATGA
- a CDS encoding lysophospholipid acyltransferase family protein has translation MIYRFCRAVLRALYKLLFRLEVTGLEHIPREGGVLLCSNHLTLLDPPTIGVMLKRKVHFMAKQELFRIFGFGWLITKLGAFPVKRGGVSKESIKTALTLLRSGHVMGIFPEGRRVKNGEGGGIGKKGAATFALRSDAVVIPVAIVGDYKLFRKLKVAYGPPVDLSEFKEKDVPDAAEQATERIMAAIAALKNL, from the coding sequence ATGATTTACCGCTTCTGCCGCGCTGTGCTTCGCGCGCTTTACAAGCTGCTGTTTCGCCTTGAAGTCACCGGTTTGGAGCATATTCCGCGAGAGGGCGGCGTGCTTCTTTGCTCCAATCATCTTACGTTGCTGGATCCGCCGACGATCGGCGTCATGCTGAAACGCAAGGTGCATTTTATGGCCAAACAGGAACTGTTCCGGATATTTGGCTTCGGTTGGCTGATTACAAAACTTGGCGCTTTTCCCGTCAAAAGGGGAGGCGTGAGCAAGGAGTCGATCAAAACGGCGTTAACGCTGCTCCGTTCGGGGCATGTGATGGGGATCTTCCCCGAAGGCCGCCGCGTCAAAAACGGGGAAGGCGGCGGGATCGGCAAGAAAGGTGCGGCCACGTTCGCTCTTCGCAGCGATGCGGTCGTGATTCCGGTAGCTATCGTAGGCGATTATAAATTGTTTCGCAAATTGAAGGTGGCGTATGGTCCGCCCGTCGACTTGTCCGAATTTAAGGAGAAGGATGTTCCGGATGCGGCCGAGCAAGCCACGGAGAGAATTATGGCGGCCATCGCAGCGCTCAAAAATCTGTGA
- the rpsA gene encoding 30S ribosomal protein S1 produces MSEETKNVQEAAEVASQDEMEQIVSLKKGDTVKGTIVKIEDNQAYVSIGYKYDGVIPIRELSSVHLDNAADAVQVGQEVETKVVSIDDEKERLVLSKRAIDSENAWEDLEKKFASQETFEVTVADVVKGGIVADVGVRGFIPASMVERHFVEDFSDYKGRTLRVKVKELDRENNKVILSQKDVLDEEFEANKQKVMSELQEGQVLEGTVQRLTQFGAFVDVGGVDGLVHVSEIAWSHVDKPADVLSEGEKVKVKVLKVDPEKGKISLSIKAALPGPWDTAAEKFHTGDIVSGEVKRLVNFGAFVEIAPGVEGLVHISQISHKHIGTPHEVLKEGQTVQVKVLDVNPAEKRVSLSIKETEEAPAPAPRSEKPSKGSGVRKEDLGDNPNVSLSNQGLSITLGERFGDKLSKLK; encoded by the coding sequence ATGTCGGAAGAAACAAAAAATGTTCAGGAAGCTGCGGAAGTGGCAAGCCAGGACGAAATGGAACAAATCGTTTCCTTGAAAAAGGGGGACACCGTCAAAGGGACGATCGTCAAAATCGAGGATAACCAAGCTTACGTAAGCATTGGATATAAATATGACGGTGTTATTCCTATCCGCGAATTGTCCTCCGTACACTTGGACAATGCGGCGGACGCCGTTCAAGTCGGCCAAGAAGTCGAAACCAAAGTCGTGAGCATCGACGACGAGAAAGAACGCCTCGTGCTTTCCAAACGCGCGATCGACAGCGAAAACGCTTGGGAAGACCTGGAGAAGAAATTCGCCAGCCAAGAGACGTTCGAAGTTACGGTGGCCGATGTTGTCAAAGGCGGTATTGTGGCTGACGTAGGAGTCCGCGGCTTCATTCCGGCATCGATGGTGGAGCGTCACTTCGTGGAAGACTTCAGCGACTACAAAGGCCGTACGCTGCGCGTTAAGGTGAAGGAACTGGACCGCGAGAACAACAAGGTCATCCTTTCCCAAAAAGACGTGCTCGACGAGGAATTCGAAGCCAACAAACAAAAGGTCATGAGCGAACTGCAGGAAGGGCAAGTGCTGGAAGGCACGGTTCAGCGTTTGACGCAATTCGGCGCGTTTGTTGACGTAGGCGGCGTAGACGGCCTGGTCCACGTGTCCGAAATCGCCTGGAGCCATGTCGACAAACCGGCGGACGTTCTGAGCGAAGGCGAGAAGGTCAAAGTGAAGGTGCTGAAAGTCGACCCGGAAAAGGGCAAAATCAGCCTCAGCATCAAAGCCGCTCTTCCAGGTCCTTGGGATACGGCAGCCGAGAAGTTCCATACCGGCGATATCGTGAGCGGCGAAGTGAAACGCCTCGTCAATTTTGGCGCGTTTGTGGAAATCGCGCCGGGCGTGGAAGGACTCGTTCATATCTCTCAAATTTCGCATAAACATATCGGTACCCCGCATGAAGTGCTGAAGGAAGGCCAAACGGTGCAAGTCAAAGTGCTTGACGTCAATCCGGCCGAAAAACGGGTTAGCCTCAGCATCAAGGAAACCGAAGAAGCTCCGGCTCCAGCTCCGAGAAGCGAAAAACCGTCCAAAGGCAGCGGCGTGAGAAAAGAAGATTTGGGCGATAACCCGAATGTTTCGCTGAGCAACCAAGGCCTTAGCATTACGCTCGGAGAGCGCTTTGGCGACAAACTGAGCAAATTGAAATAA
- the der gene encoding ribosome biogenesis GTPase Der, whose translation MARPVVAIVGRPNVGKSTIFNRIIGDRLAIVEDKPGITRDRIYGVSEWNGKPFSIIDTGGIELDDEEPILKSIRMQAELAIEEADVIVFMCDGKTGVTSSDEEVAALLYRSGKPIIVAVNKVDNIGRMENIYEFYNLGFGEPIGVSGSHGTGIGDLLDAITDNLPEETEDEYDEDVIRVALIGRPNVGKSSLVNAILGEERVIVSDIAGTTRDAIDTPFEKDGQRYVLIDTAGMRKRGKVYETTEKYSVMRAMKAIERADVVLVVINGEEGIIEQDKHIAGYAYEAGKASVFVVNKWDAVEKDDKTMHQFEQKIRDHFLFMTYAPVVFLSAKTKQRLHKLLPVVQHVADQHAKRVQTHLLNDVVSDAIAINPPPTDKGRRLRINYVTQVAVKPPTVVVFVNDPELMHFSYERYLENKIRAAFDFEGTPIRLFTRRKSDEG comes from the coding sequence ATGGCAAGACCCGTAGTGGCTATTGTCGGGAGGCCGAACGTGGGGAAGTCTACCATTTTCAACCGCATTATCGGCGACCGCCTCGCCATTGTAGAAGATAAGCCGGGAATTACGCGCGACCGGATATACGGGGTTTCGGAATGGAACGGCAAGCCCTTCAGCATCATCGATACGGGCGGTATTGAGCTGGATGACGAAGAACCGATTTTGAAGTCGATCCGGATGCAGGCGGAGCTTGCCATCGAAGAAGCGGACGTCATCGTCTTTATGTGCGATGGCAAAACGGGGGTTACTTCTTCGGACGAAGAGGTGGCGGCCTTGCTGTACCGCTCCGGCAAACCGATCATCGTGGCCGTCAACAAGGTGGACAATATCGGGCGGATGGAGAACATCTACGAATTTTACAATTTGGGCTTCGGCGAACCGATCGGCGTCTCCGGCAGCCATGGAACAGGCATCGGCGATTTGCTCGACGCGATTACGGACAATCTTCCGGAAGAGACGGAGGACGAATACGACGAAGATGTCATTCGCGTAGCTCTCATCGGCCGGCCCAACGTCGGAAAATCTTCACTGGTGAACGCCATTTTGGGAGAAGAACGGGTGATTGTCAGCGACATTGCCGGTACGACGCGCGATGCGATCGATACCCCCTTCGAGAAGGATGGTCAGCGTTATGTCCTGATCGATACGGCCGGGATGCGCAAGCGCGGCAAGGTTTATGAAACGACCGAAAAATACAGCGTCATGCGCGCGATGAAAGCGATTGAACGCGCGGACGTGGTGTTGGTGGTGATCAACGGCGAGGAGGGCATCATCGAGCAGGATAAGCATATCGCCGGTTACGCCTATGAAGCAGGCAAAGCTTCCGTCTTCGTCGTCAACAAATGGGATGCGGTCGAAAAGGATGATAAAACGATGCACCAGTTCGAGCAAAAAATCCGCGACCATTTCCTGTTCATGACCTACGCGCCGGTCGTATTCCTGTCGGCCAAAACGAAGCAGCGCCTGCACAAGCTGCTGCCGGTCGTGCAGCATGTCGCCGACCAGCACGCTAAACGGGTGCAGACGCATTTGCTCAACGACGTCGTTTCCGATGCCATCGCGATCAATCCGCCGCCGACGGACAAAGGACGCCGTTTGCGTATCAACTACGTGACCCAGGTAGCCGTGAAGCCGCCGACAGTCGTGGTGTTCGTGAACGATCCGGAGCTGATGCATTTCTCCTACGAACGGTATTTGGAGAACAAAATCCGGGCGGCATTCGATTTTGAAGGAACGCCGATCCGGCTGTTTACGCGGCGCAAGTCTGATGAAGGTTAG
- the plsY gene encoding glycerol-3-phosphate 1-O-acyltransferase PlsY — protein sequence MILPIVSVVVCYLLGSVSFSVVLSKLLKGIDIRQHGSGNAGATNTLRVLGKGPAILVLALDVLKGIAAVWLGRWLGGGDAWTAALCGIAAIIGHNWPLYFRFRGGKGIATTIGVMATLFFFPALYAGIIAILSIVFTRYVSLGSLIFVFLTPIFLAVSGEFGPYFWTSLIIGVFAFWRHRTNIVKIVQGKENKLGSKGGKRVV from the coding sequence GTGATTTTACCCATCGTATCAGTAGTTGTTTGTTATTTGCTGGGCTCGGTCAGCTTCAGCGTGGTCCTGTCGAAGCTCTTGAAAGGGATCGACATCCGCCAGCACGGCAGCGGCAACGCCGGAGCGACCAATACGCTGCGCGTGCTCGGCAAGGGTCCGGCGATTTTGGTGCTTGCGCTTGACGTATTAAAAGGGATCGCCGCCGTATGGCTCGGACGCTGGCTGGGAGGCGGCGACGCGTGGACGGCGGCGCTTTGCGGTATTGCGGCGATCATCGGCCACAATTGGCCGCTGTATTTTCGCTTTCGCGGGGGAAAAGGGATCGCCACCACGATCGGCGTGATGGCCACTCTCTTTTTCTTCCCGGCCTTGTACGCCGGCATCATCGCTATTCTCTCGATTGTGTTTACCCGTTACGTATCCTTAGGTTCCTTGATCTTCGTGTTTTTGACGCCGATTTTTCTTGCGGTTTCCGGCGAATTCGGCCCCTATTTTTGGACGAGTCTGATCATTGGCGTGTTCGCCTTCTGGAGACATCGCACGAATATCGTCAAAATCGTTCAAGGAAAGGAAAACAAGCTGGGTTCCAAAGGAGGAAAACGAGTTGTCTGA
- a CDS encoding NAD(P)H-dependent glycerol-3-phosphate dehydrogenase gives MSEKAAVLVAGSWGTALASVLADKNMEVSLWTRNEAQKEEINVLHRNERFLPGVALPGNLKATTDLETAVNGAKAVVMVAPSSAVREVARSLKPYWREDMLIVHATKGFEIESLKRMSTVISEELGCEEGRIVVLSGPSHAEEVVKRSPTTVVVASLVEEQADLAQDLFMNSYFRVYTNRDMVGVELAGALKNIIALGAGMSDGLGFGDNAKAALLTRGLAEITRIGVEMGANPLTFAGLAGIGDLVVTATSRHSRNWRAGYMLGQGKPLPEVLSSMGMVVEGIRTTKAAHAISQKYQVQMPIAAQLHHVLFEGLDPRTAVEALMGRDRKTEMEVMSLETWEQWHS, from the coding sequence TTGTCTGAGAAAGCCGCCGTGCTGGTGGCGGGCAGTTGGGGGACGGCACTAGCCAGCGTGCTCGCCGACAAAAATATGGAAGTGTCCCTATGGACGCGAAATGAAGCGCAAAAGGAAGAGATCAACGTCTTGCACCGCAATGAGCGTTTTTTGCCGGGGGTGGCGTTGCCGGGCAACCTGAAGGCCACCACGGATTTGGAAACCGCCGTCAACGGGGCCAAAGCGGTGGTCATGGTCGCCCCTTCCTCCGCCGTGCGCGAGGTGGCCCGCTCGCTTAAACCGTATTGGCGCGAGGATATGCTGATAGTCCATGCCACCAAAGGCTTTGAAATCGAAAGCCTCAAGCGCATGTCGACGGTCATCTCGGAAGAGCTTGGCTGCGAGGAGGGCCGGATCGTCGTGTTGTCCGGACCGAGCCATGCGGAGGAGGTCGTCAAGCGCAGCCCGACCACGGTGGTGGTCGCTTCGCTGGTGGAGGAACAAGCCGATTTGGCCCAAGACTTGTTTATGAATTCGTATTTCCGCGTCTATACGAACCGCGATATGGTCGGGGTCGAACTGGCCGGAGCGCTGAAGAACATCATCGCGCTTGGGGCCGGGATGTCCGACGGGCTTGGCTTTGGAGACAACGCCAAAGCGGCGCTGCTGACCCGCGGGCTTGCGGAAATCACCCGGATCGGTGTGGAAATGGGCGCCAATCCGCTGACGTTCGCCGGACTGGCCGGCATCGGCGACCTGGTCGTGACGGCGACGAGCCGGCACAGCCGCAATTGGCGGGCCGGATATATGCTCGGACAGGGCAAGCCGCTCCCGGAAGTGCTGAGTTCGATGGGCATGGTGGTTGAAGGGATCCGCACGACGAAAGCGGCCCATGCCATTTCGCAGAAATACCAGGTGCAGATGCCGATCGCCGCGCAGCTGCATCACGTCTTGTTCGAAGGGCTGGACCCGCGGACGGCGGTGGAAGCGCTGATGGGGCGCGACCGGAAGACCGAAATGGAGGTCATGTCGCTGGAGACCTGGGAGCAGTGGCATTCCTAG
- a CDS encoding stage VI sporulation protein F, which produces MSKISKEALNTINKKTGKNITESSVRKLASTVKPSTMQNEAELRKLIKQVSAMAKIPVSESTVSEIVNAVKKSGMNPANMEAMMKMMMKK; this is translated from the coding sequence ATGAGCAAAATATCCAAGGAAGCCCTGAACACCATCAACAAAAAAACGGGCAAAAATATTACGGAAAGCTCGGTAAGAAAACTGGCCAGCACGGTTAAACCGTCAACGATGCAAAACGAAGCGGAGCTGCGGAAGCTGATCAAGCAGGTGTCCGCGATGGCCAAAATCCCCGTTTCGGAAAGCACCGTGTCGGAAATCGTCAACGCCGTGAAAAAGAGCGGCATGAACCCGGCCAATATGGAAGCCATGATGAAAATGATGATGAAAAAATAA
- a CDS encoding DUF2768 family protein produces MDAMTKMWLSIAAVLIMGLSVFLITFARAKTKGIVKGILSLLAFVIMLAGFLTGLVSIT; encoded by the coding sequence ATGGATGCAATGACGAAAATGTGGCTATCGATCGCAGCCGTTTTGATTATGGGATTATCCGTGTTTTTGATTACGTTTGCACGGGCGAAAACGAAAGGCATCGTTAAGGGAATCCTTTCGTTGCTGGCTTTTGTCATCATGCTGGCGGGCTTTCTGACCGGCCTCGTTTCCATCACATAA
- a CDS encoding 2Fe-2S iron-sulfur cluster-binding protein: protein MEVQVMFWPQGKKVKVRQGTNVLRAAREARLHIATRCGGQAACLLCKVRVEKGGGSALSPLSAAEARKLGALAEEGIRLACQAKVIGNAEIHLPEDPLKAAVRKKLLEQQEDDRLW, encoded by the coding sequence GTGGAGGTTCAGGTCATGTTTTGGCCGCAGGGCAAAAAGGTGAAGGTACGGCAGGGAACAAACGTGTTGAGGGCGGCCCGGGAGGCCAGGCTCCATATCGCGACCCGCTGCGGCGGCCAAGCCGCCTGTCTGCTGTGCAAGGTCCGGGTGGAGAAGGGAGGCGGGAGCGCGTTATCCCCGCTCTCCGCGGCGGAAGCGCGCAAGCTTGGCGCGCTGGCGGAGGAAGGCATCCGGCTCGCCTGTCAGGCCAAAGTGATCGGAAATGCCGAAATCCATCTCCCGGAGGACCCGTTAAAGGCGGCCGTACGCAAGAAACTGCTGGAACAGCAGGAAGACGACAGATTGTGGTAA
- the spoIVA gene encoding stage IV sporulation protein A codes for MEKVDIFKDIAERTGGDIYLGVVGAVRTGKSTFIKRFMETVVLPNIANEADRVRAVDELPQSAAGKTIMTTEPKFVPNNAVQIKVAEGLEVNVRLVDCVGYAVEGAKGYEDENGPRMISTPWFEDPIPFQEAAEIGTRKVIQEHSTLGVVVTTDGTIADIPRYSYVESEERVVAELKEVGKPFVLVINSTRPNSEEAQQLRGELAAKYDIPVIALSAATMTEEDVTGVLREVLYEFPVHEVNVNLPSWVMVLNENHWLRSNYENSVRDTVKDIRRLRDVDRVVGNFMEYDFIERAGLSGLNMGQGVAEIDLYAPDDLYDRILVEVVGVEIRGKDHLLQLMQEFTHAKREYDRFAEALEMVKTTGYGIAAPSLAEMMLDEPELIRQGSRFGVRLKATAPSIHMIRVDVESEFAPIIGTEKQSEELVRYLMQDFENDPIKIWESDIFGRSLHSIVREGIQGKIAMMPDNARYKLQETLGRIINEGSGGLIAIIL; via the coding sequence TTGGAGAAAGTGGACATTTTTAAGGACATTGCCGAACGAACCGGGGGCGATATTTATCTGGGCGTCGTTGGAGCCGTCCGCACCGGAAAATCGACGTTCATCAAACGTTTTATGGAAACCGTCGTGCTTCCGAACATCGCGAATGAAGCGGACCGGGTTCGCGCCGTGGATGAACTTCCGCAAAGCGCCGCCGGAAAAACGATCATGACGACCGAACCGAAGTTCGTGCCGAACAATGCGGTTCAGATCAAAGTGGCGGAAGGTTTGGAGGTCAACGTAAGGCTCGTCGATTGCGTCGGATACGCCGTGGAAGGCGCAAAAGGCTACGAGGATGAGAACGGGCCGAGAATGATCTCCACGCCATGGTTCGAAGATCCGATCCCGTTCCAGGAAGCGGCGGAAATCGGAACTCGCAAAGTAATTCAGGAGCACTCCACGCTGGGGGTTGTCGTTACGACGGATGGGACGATCGCCGATATTCCGCGCTATTCCTACGTCGAATCGGAGGAACGGGTCGTTGCCGAATTGAAAGAGGTAGGCAAACCTTTTGTGCTCGTCATCAACTCGACGCGCCCGAACAGCGAAGAAGCGCAGCAGCTGCGGGGAGAGCTGGCGGCGAAATACGATATCCCCGTCATCGCGCTCAGCGCGGCGACGATGACCGAAGAAGACGTGACCGGCGTGCTTCGCGAAGTGCTGTACGAGTTCCCGGTTCACGAAGTCAACGTCAATCTGCCCAGCTGGGTTATGGTGCTGAACGAAAATCACTGGCTGCGCAGCAATTATGAAAACTCCGTCCGCGATACGGTGAAGGACATCCGCCGGCTGCGGGATGTCGACCGCGTCGTCGGAAACTTCATGGAATACGATTTCATCGAACGGGCCGGCCTCAGCGGCCTGAACATGGGGCAGGGTGTCGCGGAAATCGATCTGTACGCCCCGGACGATCTGTACGACCGCATCCTGGTGGAAGTGGTCGGCGTGGAAATCCGCGGCAAAGACCATCTGCTGCAGCTGATGCAGGAATTTACGCATGCCAAACGGGAATATGACCGGTTTGCCGAAGCGCTGGAGATGGTCAAAACGACCGGCTACGGCATCGCCGCTCCGTCGTTGGCCGAAATGATGCTCGACGAGCCGGAATTGATCCGCCAGGGCTCCAGATTCGGGGTCAGACTGAAAGCGACGGCTCCGTCGATTCATATGATCCGCGTCGATGTCGAATCGGAATTCGCCCCGATTATCGGCACCGAAAAGCAAAGCGAGGAACTGGTCCGCTACCTGATGCAGGACTTCGAAAACGACCCGATCAAAATTTGGGAATCGGACATTTTCGGGCGCTCGCTGCACTCGATCGTACGCGAAGGCATCCAGGGCAAAATCGCCATGATGCCGGACAATGCCCGCTACAAGCTGCAGGAAACGCTGGGGCGGATCATCAACGAAGGTTCCGGCGGCCTCATCGCCATCATTTTGTAG